The following coding sequences are from one Camarhynchus parvulus chromosome 1, STF_HiC, whole genome shotgun sequence window:
- the LOC115903124 gene encoding ovostatin-like has product MGRELISFFCLPVRKMWLKFLLAVLLWHADAAKEPEPQYVLMVPAVLQNDSPGQGCLQFHNLNETVSVRVILEYSSVNITIFKKTMTASSGLQCFKFKIPPAHSAPLAFISFSAKGSTIRLEERRSVMIWNTDSIVFVQTDKPIYKPGQTVRFRVVALDLNFKPVQEKYPLIAIQDPRGNRILQWQNVKSEMNIVQLEFPLTEEPVLGNYKIIVAKKSGDRTNHSFHVEEYVLPKFDVTVTAPESLTVLDSEFTVKVCGLYTYGQPIEGKVKLSVCRDFDSYGRCKKSPVCQSFTKNLETDGCLSHVFSSNIFELHRTGYMRNLDVKATVTEKGTGLQFTAAQVISITRVMSTIHFENMDRHYRRGIPYFGQIKLVDKDNSPISNEVIQLFVNNRNTDNFTTDHNGAAEFSIDTSEMLDPEISLKAVYKTSDHCHYEGWIEPYYPEASLSVQRFYSWTGSFVRIEPVWKDLKCGQKRMITVHYVLNTEGYKRINTTDFYYVGMAKGKIVLTGEIKVNIQAGQNGTFTIPLVVSEKMAPVLRLLVYTLHPDKELVADSVQLPVEKCFKHKVHLEFSEKQLHPASNVSLVIEAAAHSFCAVRAVDQSVLLLKPETELSMEMVYNRHPLQDFQGYIFHGFNLEDDSKEPCVSSDHIFHKGLYYTPVMSGLGPDVYQFLRDMGIKFFTNSKVRQPVVCTGETVRRQPYVVNAGHVASAHHVKSSAEAAREERERALILETIREFFPEAWIWDIVPINSTGKASISYTIPDTITKWKASAFCVDGLAGFGMSAPATLTALQPFFVDLTLPYSIVRGEDFLLRATVFNYLDHCIKINVSLSDSLDYQAKLFSPEDDECVCAKQRKTYVWNIFPQKIGNVVFSITAETKDDEACGDKSPRNISIAYRDTQIRTLLVEPEGIRREKTQNSLVCTEDDVVIQDISLELPTNVLEGSARASFSVVGDIMGTAMQNLQQLLQMPFGCGEQNMALFAPNIYVLDYLNKTGQLSRELRSKATGYLVSGYQKQLSYKRPDGSYSIFGTRDREGNTWLTAFVYRSFAQAGRFIYIDDRVQSQTLLWLSSKQKLDGCFRSVGTLFNNALKGGVDDELSLSAYTTIAMLEAGHSSSYPVIRNAFFCLETASEKNISEVYTQALMAYAFCLAGKAEKCESFLEELQKSAKEVDGSQHWEQEERSPSDESPSFLDHAPSADVEITSYVLLALLYKPNRNKEDLTKASGIAQWIIRQQNPYGGFSSTQDTVIALQALAAYGEATYSSASQNGVKITSKKPFEKVFFVNNENRLLVQQTPLPEVPGKYSLTMNGSGCVFMQTALRYNIHLPEGSSGFLLSVQTSNASCPQDRPAKFDIVLVSSYTGKRSSSNMLIIDVKMLSGFVPVKSSLDKLIDSQTVMQVENKKNHVLLYLQNLSQKKRKEITFSVEQDFAVTHPKPAPVQIYDYYETEEYAVAQYSSPCNEVVAETDCGYKKVSESQKITKQADKKVNYKAAKAE; this is encoded by the exons ATTCCTCCTGCCCACTCTGCACCCCTggctttcatttccttctctgccAAGGGCAGCACCATCCGCCTAGAGGAGCGGCGGTCAGTGATGATCTGGAACACAGACAGCATCGTCTTCGTGCAGACAGACAAACCCATCTACAAACCAGGACAGACTG TGAGGTTTCGTGTTGTTGCCCtggatttaaattttaaaccTGTTCAGGAGAAG taCCCCTTGATTGCAATTCAG gatcCAAGGGGCAACAGGATCTTGCAGTGGCAAAATGTGAAGTCGGAGATGAACATTGTTCAGCTAGAATTCCCACTCACTGAAGAGCCTGTCCTGGGGAACTACAAAATTATTGTAGCAAAGAAGTCAGGAGATAGAACAAATCACTCATTCCATGTGGAGGAATATG TGTTGCCAAAGTTTGATGTCACAGTCACGGCACCAGAAAGCCTCACAGTCCTGGACTCGGAGTTCACAGTGAAAGTCTGTGGGTT GTACACCTATGGCCAGCCTATTGAAGGGAAAGTCAAGCTCAGTGTGTGCAGGGATTTTGATTCATACGGGAGGTGCAAGAAAAGCCCAGTTTGTCAATCATTTACCAAAAAT CTGGAGACAGATGGCTGCCTCTCCCACGTCTTCAGCTCCAACATCTTTGAGTTACATCGCACTGGTTACATGAGGAACCTTGATGTGAAAGCCACTGTGACAGAGAAAGGAACAG GCCTGCAATTTACAGCTGCTCAGGTTATTTCCATAACTCGGGTAATGAGCACCATACACTTTGAGAACATGGATCGCCACTATAGAAGAGGAATTCCTTACTTTGGACAG ATCAAGCTGGTTGACAAAGACAACTCTCCAATTTCCAATGAGGTTATTCAGCTATTTGTCAATAACAGGAATACAGACAACTTTACCACGGATCATAATGGTGCTGCTGAGTTTAGTATTGACACATCTGAAATGCTTGATCCCGAGATCAGTCTGAAA GCAGTTTATAAAACCAGTGACCACTGCCACTATGAAGGCTGGATAGAGCCTTACTACCCAGAAGCTTCTCTCTCCGTCCAGCGCTTCTACTCTTGGACTGGCAGTTTTGTGAGGATTGAGCCCGTGTGGAAAGATCTGAAATGTGGGCAGAAGAGGATGATCACTGTGCACTATGTCTTAAACACAGAAGGATACAAGAGAATCAACACCACGGACTTCTACTATGTG GGCATGGCAAAAGGCAAGATTGTCCTTACAGGGGAAATTAAAGTTAATATCCAAGCTG GCCAAAACGGCACTTTCACCATTCCCCTTGTGGTCAGTGAGAAAATGGCTCCAGTCCTTCGGTTGCTGGTGTACACCTTACACCCTGACAAGGAGCTGGTGGCAGACAGTGTTCAATTGCCAGTTGAGAAGTGTTTCAAACACAAG GTCCACTTGGAAttctctgaaaagcagctgcacCCAGCTTCCAATGTCAGTTTGGTCATTGAAGCTGCTGCCCACTCCTTCTGTGCTGTGAGGGCAGTGGATCAGAGTGTGCTGCTCCTGAAGCCGGAGACAGAGCTGTCCATGGAAATG GTATACAACCGGCATCCCCTACAAGACTTTCAAGGCTACATCTTCCATGGGTTCAATCTAGAAGACGACTCCAAAGAGCCCTGTGTCTCATCTGACCACATCTTTCACAAAGGCTTGTATTACACACCTGTAATGTCTGGATTAGGCCCAGATGTGTATCAATTCCTCAGG GATATGGGAATTAAATTTTTTACCAACTCGAAGGTTCGACAGCCAGTTGTGTGCACTGGTGAGACTGTAAGACGTCAACCATACGTAGTGAATGCAGGGCACGTGGCTTCTGCACACCATGTCAAATCATCAG CTGAAGCTGCTAGGGAGGAACGAGAGAGGGCACTCATCCTTGAGACTATTCGAGAATTCTTTCCTGAAGCTTGGATTTGGGATATAGTTCCAATTAA CTCTACTGGAAAAGCCAGCATCTCATACACCATCCCTGACACCATCACCAAATGGAAAGCCAGTGCTTTCTGTGTGGATGGGTTGGCTGGATTTGGCATGTCTGCGCCTGCCACCCTGACAGCCTTGCAGCCTTTCTTTGTTGACTTGACCTTGCCATACTCCATCGTACGAGGAGAAGATTTCCTGCTTAGAGCCACTGTCTTCAACTACCTGGACCACTGCATTAAG ATTAATGTCTCACTGTCAGATTCCCTTGATTATCAAGCCAAACTCTTCTCCCCAGAGGATGATGAATGTGTATGTGCCAAGCAAAGAAAGACCTATGTCTGgaatattttcccccaaaaaattg GTAATGTGGTGTTCAGCATTACTGCAGAGACCAAGGATGATGAAGCTTGTGGAGACAAATCTCCCAGGAACATCAGTATTGCCTACAGGGACACCCAAATCAGAACACTGCTGGTTGAG CCTGAAGGAATCAGAAGGGAAAAGACTCAAAACTCCTTAGTTTGTACAGAAG ATGATGTAGTAATTCAAGATATATCTCTAGAGTTACCTACAAATGTTTTGGAAGGATCAGCCAGAGCGTCCTTTTCTGTTGTTg gTGACATCATGGGCACTGCCATGCAgaacctgcagcagctcctccagatGCCCtttggctgtggggagcagaacATGGCCCTCTTTGCCCCCAACATCTACGTCCTGGACTATCTGAACAAGAcagggcagctgagcagggagctcagaTCCAAGGCCACCGGTTACTTAGTGAGCG GCTACCAGAAGCAGCTGTCATACAAACGTCCTGATGGGTCCTACAGCATCTTTGGCACCAGAGATAGGGAAGGGAACACCTG GCTCACTGCCTTTGTGTACAGATCATTTGCACAAGCTGGTCGCTTCATCTACATTGATGACCGTGTCCAGTCTCAAAccctgctgtggctgtccaGCAAACAGAAGCTAGATGGATGTTTCAGGAGTGTTGGCACACTCTTCAACAATGCCTTGAAG GGAGGAGTAGATGATGAGCTGTCGCTTTCTGCCTACACCACCATTGCCATGCTGGAAGCTGGGCACTCCAGTTCG tacCCTGTAATCCgaaatgcctttttttgtcTGGAAACTGCATCTGAGAAGAATATCAGTGAAGTTTACACCCAGGCACTCATGGCCTATGCTTTCTGCTTAGCTGGCAAGGCAGAAAAATGTGAATCATTCCTTGAAGAATTACAGAAATCAGCAAAGGAAGTTG ATGGCtcacagcactgggaacaggAGGAGAGGTCTCCATCAGACGAATCTCCCTCCTTCCTTGACCATGCCCCTTCAGCTGATGTTGAGATCACCAGTTACGTGTTGTTGGCATTGCTCTACAAACCCAACCGGAATAAAGAGGATCTCACCAAGGCCTCAGGGATTGCGCAGTGGATCATCAGGCAGCAGAATCCCTATGGAGGTTTCTCTTCTACCCAG gacACAGTCATTGCCCTTCAAGCACTCGCTGCTTATGGTGAGGCCACCTACAGCTCTGCTTCACAAAACGGAGTCAAGATCACTTCCAAAAAGCCTTTTGAGAAGGTATTTTTTGTCAACAATGAGAACAGGCTCCTGGTGCAACAGACTCCCCTTCCAGAGGTCCCTGGGAAATACAGCCTGACAATGAATGGCAGTGGATGTGTATTTATGCAA aCAGCACTGAGATACAACATTCACCTTCCAGAGGGGTCCTCTGGATTTCTGCTTTCAGTACAGACATCAAATGCTTCCTGCCCACAGGACAGACCAGCAAAATTTGACATTGTCCTCGTAAGCAG CTACACGGGGAAACGCAGCAGCTCCAACATGCTCATCATTGATGTGAAGATGCTCTCTGGCTTTGTTCCTGTTAAGTCATCCCTGGATAAG CTCATTGACAGTCAAACAGTGATGCAagtagaaaataagaaaaatcacGTCCTGCTTTATCTGCAAAAT CTgtcacagaagaaaaggaaagaaatcactTTCTCGGTTGAGCAGGACTTTGCAGTGACCCACCCCAAGCCAGCACCCGTGCAGATCTATGACTACTATGAAACAG AAGAGTATGCTGTTGCTCAATACTCATCACCTTGCAACGAGGTTGTTGCAGAAACGGACTGTGGATACAAAAAGGTAAGCGAAAGCCAGAAAATAACCAAACAGGCAGATAAGAAAGTGAACTataaagcagcaaaagcagaatgA